Proteins encoded in a region of the Triticum dicoccoides isolate Atlit2015 ecotype Zavitan chromosome 3A, WEW_v2.0, whole genome shotgun sequence genome:
- the LOC119272367 gene encoding uncharacterized protein LOC119272367: MHQAMRLPQFMVFLFVWSSQVGAISSSHGAYDENTNQMRQQSPWNSSWLPRKATTNSGVNHYALIEYYTDSVLFGGMSTFDVYGMKNVNHQISSSHMCVINQGKDFSSHNAAIAGWTVSPSEYGDSKTHFFTRWTVDGYKSTGCYDLKCDGFVPVQNAPITPGDTLDHKNGKLKITIKIFKKKDDGDWWLYFGYDNQSLRAVGFWPKSIFNNMADHANIVEWGGYTFSNSGSASPAMGSGHWPGIHSATVQDVRFVDDTGRGYKIDPWPGGLVASISHKKCYGAVLSVDEMLYYGGPGGCTM; this comes from the exons ATGCATCAGGCTATGCGCCTTCCACAGTTTATGGTATTCTTGTTTGTTTGGTCATCCCAAGTCGGTGCAATATCGTCGTCGCATGGCGCATATGATGAGAATACGAATCAAATGAGGCAACAATCACCCTGGAATAGTAGCTGGCTACCCAGAAAAGCTACAACTAACAGTGGCGTCAACCAT TATGCTCTAATTGAGTACTACACAGATTCTGTACTCTTCGGTGGCATGTCAACGTTCGATGTTTATGGTATGAAAAATGTCAATCACCAAATAAGCTCATCACACATGTGTGTGATCAATCAAGGGAAGGACTTCAGTAGTCATAATGCTGCAATAGCTGGATGGACG GTTAGCCCATCCGAATATGGTGATAGCAAAACACACTTCTTTACACGATGGACG GTTGATGGGTATAAGTCAACTGGATGCTATGACTTGAAATGCGATGGTTTTGTGCCAGTACAAAATGCGCCTATCACTCCAGGAGACACTCTAGACCACAAAAACGGAAAACTTAAGATCACAATCAAGATATTCAAG AAGAAAGATGATGGTGACTGGTGGTTGTATTTTGGTTATGATAATCAAAGCCTTAGAGCTGTTGGATTCTGGCCCAAAAGTATCTTTAATAATATGGCAGACCATGCAAATATTGTAGAGTGGGGTGGTTACACATTCTCTAATTCCGGGAGTGCTAGTCCTGCAATGGGCAGCGGCCACTGGCCTGGGATACATTCTGCAACTGTTCAAGATGTTAGATTTGTTGATGACACTGGTAGAGGCTACAAAATTGATCCATGGCCCGGGGGCCTTGTTGCTTCTATCTCCCACAAAAAATGCTATGGAGCCGTTCTATCTGTAGACGAAATGCTTTACTATGGCGGACCTGGTGGTTGTACTATGTAG